The Christiangramia flava JLT2011 region CTTCGGTATTTTCAACAATTGCCACAGGAACCTCGCGATTATTGCTTTTCCACTTCTTCAAGACAGAAGGCATGAACAGATCATGCGATTTGGCAATGCTTCCGCCTAAAACAAGGAGATCAGCATCAAAATTCTGAAGATGCGGCAAAAGGAAATTGCTCATGTTTTCAGCAAATTCCTCAAATATTTCGGTAGTATCAATTTTCTTGTTCTTAACCAGGTCCTTCACGCCGCCTACTCCATTTTTTCCAGAGATCTGCTGATATTTTGAAATGAACCAGCGCGTGGAAAAATAATCGTCAGCGATGCCGTCCTGGAAATCCTTGTCCCAAAGACAACCGTCTTCCGGCACATCTTTTTGATTGACAAGCGGAATGTTGTCTTCTAAGAATGCGGCACCAAAACCGGTTCCCAGAGTGATCGCAACCACACGGTGACTGTTTTTGGTCCTGTTAATAAGCGTTCCTCCTACTCCAAAAGAAGTCGCGTCATTTAAAAAACGAATGGGCAATTCTTTTGAAAAATAGTGCGGAAGCTCTTCTTTTACCGAAACCCCGTAAAGGCTCTCATATTTGTCATTTCTTTCAAAAAGGGCAACACCCTCTTTATATCTGAAAGGTCCTGGCATGGCTATTCCCACACCCAGGATTTCCTGATCTTTTACCGGCTCAATACTCTGATTGATGACCCTAGACCAGTTCTTGAAAATTTCTTCTTTTGAGGCCTTATTGTTCACGTCGCCATGAAAGTAGGAGCCGGGAATGATTTCCGACTTCTCCATATCAACAGCCGCACTGCTAATGTGACTTCCTCCTATATCAACTCCAATGGCTATTGGCATTTTGCTTTGTCTTTTTATGGTGTTTAGATTTTCGATTCGGTTTAGTAGGGTTGGTTTAAGTTAAAAGTTCCGGGTTCTCCTTATAGGTCTTCCAAAGAAATTCTCCGAAAAGTGTATTGGCCCAGGCAAACCAGGAACGAGAAAAGTTCTTTGGATCATCCTTATGAAAAGATTCATGCATGAACCCGGTTTCACCATGAGTATTCTTTAATGTCTCAGTACATTTTTTGATCTCGTCATGATCAAGGCTGGTTAAACCTTTCATGGTAAGAGACATTGGCCAGATCATATCCATTCCCACGTGCGGTCCGCCAATACCTTCAGCAGCTTTACCGCGGAAGAAAAACGGATTGTCTTCAGACCAGATGAATTTTCTGGTATTCTCGTACACTTCATCATCATGCGTGATCGCATCGAGGTAAGGCAGCGATAATAAACTTGGCACATTGGCATCATCCATCATCAGTTTATTTCCGAAGCCATCGATTTCAAAAGCATAGATCTTTCCGTATTTTTCATGCTCAACGATCGCATATTCATGCAACGCATTTTCCACTTCTTTGCTTAAGCTTTCCATTTCTGAAGCGGTTTCGCTATCTCCCGAAAGCTCTCTCAACATTTCTGCAGCCTGGTTCAGGCTCACCACGGCAAAGAAATTGGAAGGAACTAAAAATGAAAATACTGTCGCATCATCACTAGGCCTAAATGCCGAACAGATCAGTCCAACTGGATTCACAGGATAACCATAACCTCTCAAAGCACGCGTATCTGTTGCATGTGGCGTTTCCCTCATAAAAGAGTACTCCCCGCGATCTTCTTTTTGCTGCTGATCCTTGAAAACGGATAAAATAGATTTCATCGCTTTTTGCCAGTCTTCATCAAATGGACTGGTATCGCCGGTAGTTTTCCAGTAATTGTATCCCAGCCTAATTGGATAACACAGCGAATCGATCTCCCATTTACGTTCGTGAACTCCCGGTTTCATATCGGTCAAATCACTCGCCCATTCTCCAACTTTGGTCGGATCATCGTAAAAAGCATTGGCATACGGGTCTTTCAGAATATAGCTCGTCTGGCGATTTACCACACCAGCTATCAGGTTCTGTAATTTTTTATCCTCACCAGCGAAAGCCATATATGGCCAAACCTGGGCAGAACTATCTCGAAGCCACATAGCATCGATGTCACCCGTGATTACGTAAGTGTCAGGCTTTCCATTCTTTTCGGTATAAGTAACCGTGGTATCTAGAGTATTTGGAAAGCAATTATTGAATAGCCATCCCAACTCTTCATCTTTTACATTCTTCTGAAATTCCTTGATCGCCTTTTCGATCACCTTGCTCTGGAAATTTCTTTCACTTTCTGCCACACGAACGATCGGGAAATCTTTTGATCCAAAAACCGGATTTCCACCGATCATCTCCAGAGGATTCAACATTGCCAGTCCTCCTGCAAGTGCCGTATTCTGTATAAATAATCTTCTTTTCATTCTAATAATTATTCCACTTCGGAAATGACTGCTGCCCAGCCGCCATTCCGAACCATCTTGATTTTATAATGTGTATTTAAGTCTAATTCTTTATTTATCTTTTTATAATCCATTGCCTGTCTCGCGGAATTCATCCCGTCTTCAAAAGAAGTCATCGTATAGCCTTTTCCTTCTGAAAGGAAATCAAAATCGATCTCGAAATCCTGGT contains the following coding sequences:
- a CDS encoding ROK family protein, translating into MPIAIGVDIGGSHISSAAVDMEKSEIIPGSYFHGDVNNKASKEEIFKNWSRVINQSIEPVKDQEILGVGIAMPGPFRYKEGVALFERNDKYESLYGVSVKEELPHYFSKELPIRFLNDATSFGVGGTLINRTKNSHRVVAITLGTGFGAAFLEDNIPLVNQKDVPEDGCLWDKDFQDGIADDYFSTRWFISKYQQISGKNGVGGVKDLVKNKKIDTTEIFEEFAENMSNFLLPHLQNFDADLLVLGGSIAKSHDLFMPSVLKKWKSNNREVPVAIVENTEEAGIIGSSYLFNEPFWNKIKNNLPAI
- a CDS encoding glycoside hydrolase family 125 protein, with the protein product MKRRLFIQNTALAGGLAMLNPLEMIGGNPVFGSKDFPIVRVAESERNFQSKVIEKAIKEFQKNVKDEELGWLFNNCFPNTLDTTVTYTEKNGKPDTYVITGDIDAMWLRDSSAQVWPYMAFAGEDKKLQNLIAGVVNRQTSYILKDPYANAFYDDPTKVGEWASDLTDMKPGVHERKWEIDSLCYPIRLGYNYWKTTGDTSPFDEDWQKAMKSILSVFKDQQQKEDRGEYSFMRETPHATDTRALRGYGYPVNPVGLICSAFRPSDDATVFSFLVPSNFFAVVSLNQAAEMLRELSGDSETASEMESLSKEVENALHEYAIVEHEKYGKIYAFEIDGFGNKLMMDDANVPSLLSLPYLDAITHDDEVYENTRKFIWSEDNPFFFRGKAAEGIGGPHVGMDMIWPMSLTMKGLTSLDHDEIKKCTETLKNTHGETGFMHESFHKDDPKNFSRSWFAWANTLFGEFLWKTYKENPELLT